A window of the Fusarium poae strain DAOMC 252244 chromosome 3, whole genome shotgun sequence genome harbors these coding sequences:
- a CDS encoding hypothetical protein (SECRETED:SignalP(1-19)) yields MSFKTVATVASAFASAVLAHGTVTGIKVDGVYQPGYSIDSYYAAQNGQEIPNIAAWSAENLDNGFVTPADFGTSDIACHIKATPGHSSVSVKAGGSCAGKCTEADPATLKWVKIDAAGLDGTWAAADLIKNNNTWTTTVPETLAAGSYVFRHEIIALHGAGSKNGAQNYPQCFNIDITGNGTDSPEGTLTTELYTNSEPGILFDPYKGATKYEIPGPAMYSSGSTKPIIPSVPSNNTLPTSTPAPTPVAPTSLVTSIATPTAQASSVATKPAGCGAKKARRHARHF; encoded by the exons CTGTCACCGGCATCAAGGTCGACGGTGTCTACCAACCGGGTTACAGTATCGACTCGTACTACGCCGCCCAAAACGGCCAGGAAATTCCCAACATCGCTGCTTGGTCCGCCGAAAACCTCGACAACGGCTTCGTTACCCCTGCTGATTTCGGTACCTCGGACATTGCCTGCCACATCAAGGCTACTCCCGGCCACAGCTCTGTGTCCGTCAAAGCCGGCGGTTCC TGTGCTGGAAAGTGCACCGAGGCTGACCCTGCTACTTTGAAGTGGGTCAAGATTGATGCTGCTGGTCTTGATGGAACTTGGGCTGCTGCGGATctcatcaagaacaacaacaccTGGACTACTACTGTCCCTGAGACcctggccgctggaagctaCGTCTTCCGCCACGAGATCATCGCTCTTCATGGCGCTGGATCCAAGAACGGAGCTCAGAACTACCCTCAGTGCTTCAACATTGACATCACTGGTAATGGTACCGACAGCCCAGAGGGTACTTTGACAACTGAACTCTACACCAATTCTGAGCCTGGTATTCTCTTTGACCCTTACAAGGGTGCCACCAAGTACGAGATTCCTGGACCCGCGATGTACAGCTCCGGCTCAACAAAGCCCATCATTCCTAGTGTCCCATCCAACAACACCCTGCCCACTTCCACTCCTGCGCCTACACCCGTAGCCCCTACCAGCTTGGTCACTTCGATAGCTACCCCTACCGCCCAGGCTTCCTCCGTTGCTACTAAGCCTGCTGGTTGTGGCGCCAAGAAGGCGCGTCGTCACGCTCGCCACTTTTAA